Below is a window of Cryptococcus neoformans var. neoformans JEC21 chromosome 12 sequence DNA.
CGTCGTTGGAAGCCAAGCACGCGCAGACAGATATTTGACGGGGGATTTGCAAGTGGCCTTGTGAAATGGTGAATACAAGGCGTGGCTGCTCTGTAATATAGTCGGCCTGGAGGAGGCGCGTGTGCCCCCGGGTCGTGCCCGGAGCGAAGTGAGGCTTTGTGGGCGTCGCAGTTTGGCGGATGGCGGACGACGGACGGCGAGAGGGAAGCTATGGATATGACGGCGGCATGTGTCTATTTATGcggaggaaggatggaaggaacAATAGGGTATAAGAACATTTGTTGACAGTTCCAGGGGGAATGTAACAAAAATCCTTCAGGCACCACTCTCATCTAGCCACACGTCACACATCAAAGCAATATATGCGTTGTATGCATTCTATTCTATTCACATACTGATAAATGATAACGAAAGAaacctccatctcatctatGCTGTAGCCTGTAATTCCTATCTATTGATACACCCATAATAATCAGTATGATCCTCTACTTCTACAACTACTCCTATCTACGTTCGAGGCACTCGGTCGTCAAcgaaaggatgaggaccCTGGGTGACGTTGAGGTCAACAATGTTGCCGGTAGAAAGGTCATAGAGCTATATGGGCATCAGTCAATGGGCCATGCCATAGTCACAGAATGCAACTCACCCAGCCGTGGACAAAAACTTCCCGGAACTCGCCCTTCCTGGCCTTTTCCCAAGCTTCCTGAATAGTCTACATTTGCTATGAGTGATCCATAGCCCTAATCAATGAGGGGCAAGCTTACAGGGCTGTTAACAACGTTCTTTACGGCCATCTTGACGTTCTCCTTGATCAAGTCGTTCACATCGCTTCCCTCGGGTAAAGAATGCTTCAGCCTGATGATGGGTTCGAGATATCGCACCAAAGGAGTCGCGCCGGGGTTTTCCACAGTCGGGATAGGCTGGTCAAACGCAGCAATACAGCCACCGCAACCGGTGTGACCAACAACCATGACTAATGGCGTCCCAAGTCAGTCTATAGAGACTTGGCAATACCATAGGGGCGGAAGATTCTTACCGTGAGTGACACCAACGTTCATGATGGCGTAGTTGAGAAGAGCCTGGGAAGAGTCGTCCTCGGGCTTGAACTGGTTGGCAACGTTCCTCTACAGGCAACCAAGCTTTTGTTAGCCCCTTCATTTCGCAGCGCATCTTGTGCACAGGCAACGATGACCGAAAGTCGGGAGGGTAGAAACATACCTGGACAAACACGTCTCCGGGTTTACGAGCCATGATTGTAACCTCTGGAACTCGAGAGTCGGCGCATCCGATCCAAAGAAAGTTGGGCGCCTGCATTATCATGAATTAGCTTTTACGATGTGCTTCGAACGTTCCAGAGACAGGAGCTGCTCACCTGACCCATGACCTGCTCGGCCATGAACTCGGGCTCCTCAGAAGTGACTTTTCTGGCCCAGTACCTGTTGCCTTCGAGGACTTCCCTAATCTCCTTGAACTTCTGGGCAGCCACAGAGTGCCCAAGATCCATGTCAATCTCCTCGGAGGGCTTGAGGGGTTCGGCGTGGAAAGGCATGTTGGCGATGCTGGTGGTGTTTATAGATCTGGAGGAACAAATGGTGGGAAGCTGAAGGAGACCGAATGTGGGTCTGGGAAGTGTGCTGAATGAAAAGTGGGCTCTGTGGGAGGCCAGTCGAGTTCTATATAGCGACTGTGTAATGGGAGAGATGGCTCTAACGTGTGATGTGGGTATTTTCGCGGTGGATAGCGGGCAACGAAGGCTCGCGGAGCGGGGTATTGTGGATATATGCACCGCGTGCGGTAGAGATGGTTGGTCGGAAGGAACGGGGGCCGGGAAAGGTGGCTGGGAGCGGAGAGCTGGATGTgctgaaaaagaagacgcAGCGACAAAAGCTGTCAACAGATTTATAGGCTTTATCGGCCAATgacccaaaaaaaaaccccAACGGCCAACCTCGATTGCCTCGTTTTAATTTACGTGCCTGCGGAATGTTCCTGGCCCTTGAAACCAAGAGCGGCATGAGCCGGCCCACGCTAACACGCACTCGTGCCTACTGCACTAAAGGGCGTTTCCCATAGGCGGATCCTTCTCATGCCGATACGGAGAAACGGAATGCCGTTTTTTGCATTCCCCGCAATCCGCCGGTACTCCCCAACAAGAACACATGTAACCAGGTCAGTCACCCTTTTTCCGAGGTTTCTTTGCTCAAGAACTCTGAGCTTACTTCTGTTCTTCAGCTTTCCGAGTCGCTGGAAACTGAAAAACAGAACGAGTCATTACTGCTCGCTACTGCTGGAGGTGTCTCATAAATTCGCTGTTGTGCCTTCTCATTTATTTGTTCGTCGGACGAATAGAGACATTCGAGATGATGATTCATTTATCATTGATCCATCTATATCTTCTCATGTATGTTCTCGAATTTTATTACTTGACAGGGAGTCAATATACTACACCTACTTGTGCTATATTATGATTCCCCTACAATAATCAAGGTGCGGCGTATAATTGGCCTCTTATCACCTGCAAAGCAACATTCAGAATGCCATTTATTAATGCCCTTCAGACTTCTCCGTTTGTTTGCTTGCATTCACGACAGGGTGGCTGTTATTAACGCTTCATTCGCCTATGCTCATAAGCAAGTCTGTTCTAGTCCAGTAAACTCGAACTTTCCATTTTTC
It encodes the following:
- a CDS encoding carbonic anhydrase protein, putative yields the protein MPFHAEPLKPSEEIDMDLGHSVAAQKFKEIREVLEGNRYWARKVTSEEPEFMAEQVMGQAPNFLWIGCADSRVPEVTIMARKPGDVFVQRNVANQFKPEDDSSQALLNYAIMNVGVTHVMVVGHTGCGGCIAAFDQPIPTVENPGATPLVRYLEPIIRLKHSLPEGSDVNDLIKENVKMAVKNVVNSPTIQEAWEKARKGEFREVFVHGWLYDLSTGNIVDLNVTQGPHPFVDDRVPRT